The nucleotide window AGTATAACGGTGGTGGGAGCTTCTGGTGATCTTGCCAAGAAAAAGATATTCCCAGCTCTCTTCGCACTCTACTATGAAGGCTGTCTTCCTGAGGTATTAAAAAAACTTCCTTTCTTTCTTTATATTGATTGAATGTGGTAAGTGCAGAccatttgattttctttttttggttcgTTGCAGCATTTTACGATATACGGGTATGCAAGGAGTAAGATGACAGATGCTGAACTTAGAGACATGGTCAGCAAAACACTGACTTGTAGAATTGATAAGAGGTGTGAATGATTCTTCTACTTTTGGAGATTTCCTTATGATAAAAACTACCAGGACATTGGTCTttatgattctttttttttcttcactttGGTGCTTTGCCAGAGATGGTTTGTTTAAGCTGCATCCTTTCATCTGATATTTTTTTCAGGGAAAACTGCGGTGAGAAGATGGAAGAGTTTCTCAAGAGATGTTTTTACCATACGGGTCAGTATGATTCTCAGGAACATTTTGTTACTCTGGACAAGAAGCTCAAGGAACATGAGGTACTTGATGTTTACCCTCTGCTAATTTACTTCTTCATGATTCCCCTTGCAACCACATTGCATCATTGTTTTCTGAAGGCTAGGCAGGTTATAGGCATTACTTAGGTAGGTAGGTAGGTGATATGATGTAGATTATGGGACCTAGACACTGATGTGTGTTATTGTTTCGTGTAAGATTAGTAAAAACTAGAAAAGCTTTatgttcttatttatttatcttagatGTACTTATCCGTCACATCATTATTCACAGGGTGGAAGACTCTCGAACCGCCTTTTCTATCTTTCAATCCCTCCAAATATCTTTGTGGACGCTGTGAAATGTGCAAGCTCTTCTGCTTCATCTGTCAGTGGATGGACTAGGGTCATTGTTGAGAAGCCTTTTGGCCGAGATTCCAAAACCTCCGCTGCTTTAACAAAGTCCCTTAAGCAGTACCTTGAGGAAGACCAAATATTTAGGTGGAGATATTGTACTCAAGTTATTGTGAATCTGTCAATCAGTAACGATGGTTTTGGATTAGCTATAGCTAATATGGAAAGTTGATATTTTACAGGATAGACCATTACTTAGGAAAGGAGCTAGTTGAGAACTTGTCGGTTCTTCGATTCTCAAACCTTATATTTGAACCTCTATGGTCAAGGCAGTACATACAGAACGTGCAGTTCATATTCTCTGAAGATTTCGGCACTGAAGGGCGTGGAGGGTAACTGTTCTTGTCCTTTGTCTGACTTCTAATGTCTCCTTACGTGTTGAAGCCTTATGTTTTGACACTCTTTATCTTCAGGTACTTCGATCATTACGGAATAATAAGAGATATAATGCAGAATCATCTCCTTCAGATACTAGCTCTTTTCGCCATGGAAACACCTGTTAGCTTAGTTGCAGAGGATATCAGAAATGAAAAGGTAAAGGTTCTACGTTCAATGAGGCCAATACAACTTGAAGATGTGGTGATAGGACAGTATAAGAGCACCACCAAAGGAGGAGTCACTTATCCAGGCTATACTGATGACAAAACTGTCCCAAAAGATAGCCTGACACCCACATTTGCAGCTGCTGCACTCTTCATCGACAATGCTAGATGGGACGGTGTTCCTTTTCTAATGAAAGCTGGGAAAGCATTACACACCCGGAGGTAACCAAAACTTTTTggaagtttttttattttcttcaacaCGTTAATATACTAACACACTTATTGTTACAGTGCGGAGATAAGAGTGCAGTTCAGGCATGTGCCTGGAAATTTATATAACCGGAACTCTGGTGGTACTAATCTTGACCGGACCACAAATGAGCTTGTCATCCGTGTCCAACCAGATGAAGGCATCTATTTGAAAATCAACAACAAGGTCCCTGGTTTGGGAATGAGACTAGATCAGAGTAACTTGAACCTTCTCTATTCAGCAAGGTGAGTTTAGAGGACACAGAAAGGAACCCGCAGCTCTATTTGCCTACTTTACATGGTTTCATTTACCCTTTTTGCTTTGTTGAAGGTATTCGAAGGAGATCCCAGATGCATATGAGAGGTTGTTGCTGGATGCAATCGAAGGTGAACGAAGGTTGTTCATAAGAAGCGATGAACTTGACGCTGCTTGGGCGCTTTTCACTCCACTGCTCAAAGAGATTGAAGAAAAGAAGACGATACCAGAGTTCTATCCTTACGGCAGTCGTGGTCCAGTTGGTGCTCATTATTTAGCTGCAAAACACAATGTCCAATGGGGAGACCTTAGTCTCGACCAGTGAAAGTGTGAAAGAGTTCATTAATCAACCCTTTTCTTTGTTCCATAGATCCACGTCTGAGGATTCTCATTGATTTGTTGTTggaaacaataaaacaaaatttcttgAATAATAAGCAAGGGTTTTCTCTTTCTACCCTTTTTGTGAGTTTACTAGCGTTAGGAACAGCAAACGAAATCAATAGACCATAAAATATATCGTAGCCTCTACTAAGACTTGAGCAACAACAAGAAGGAAATAATAGCAGTAGCTAGAGCCTATGTTCTTCTTGCTCTTGGCCGTCACCTGAAGCACCTTCAGGCCAATCCAGGAACTTATAATGCAGAAGAGACGAAGGTAGATACGTCTGAGCTGCTGCAGAAGTAGGGTCATCAGGAGGATATATATACTCTTTCCCATACCCAAGTTCCTTCATTAACTTGGTCGGCGCGTTCCTCAGATGTACAGGCACCCCTTCATTCTGACCAACCGAGTCCTTCACCACCTTCCTTGCCGCTCCTATTGCTCTGTAAACAGCAATGGACTTAGGAGCCAGCGCCAAGTAAGCAGCGCACTGAGCAAGAATCACATTGCACTCCGGCATACCCAAAAAATGCGAGGCTTGATAGCAAGCAACCGCCTGAGTAAGAGCTGAAGGGTCGGCAAGCCCAACGTCCTCGCTTGCAAACCTTATAAGCCTCCTCGCAATGTAAAGCGGCTCTTCACCACCTTCAAGCATTCTAGCTAGCCAGTAGATTGCAGCGTTAGCATCTCCTCCTCGCATAGACTTGTGCAGCGCGCTTATGAGGTTGTAATGTTGCTCCCCTGCCTTGTCATACGCCAAATGCTTGCTCTGAAGAGCCTCTTTAGCATCATCAAGAGACACAACAGCAGCAACACCAACACCAACACCATCTCCCCCTCGAGCAGTGGCCATGGTAGCTGAGATTTCCAAGGCGTTCAACGCCACACGTGCATCACCATCGCAGTTGTTAGCCAAGAACTCAACAACAGAATCATCAACCTCAACGTTACTGGACAGTCCTCTAACGGAATCATCATCTACAGCTCGTTTAAGAAGAGTCTCGACATGATTAGGTTTCAAGGGATTGAGAGTGAGAACTCTACAACGAGAGAGCAAAGGAGTGATCAAATGAAAAGAAGGGTTCTCAGTAGTGGCGCCAACGAAGAGGATGCTACCATCTTCAATAACAGGCAGGAAGGAGTCTTGCTGTGACTTGTTAAACCGATGAACTTCATCCATAAACAACACAGTCCTCTTCTTACCTTCTAGGTTAAGCTTCTTGGCGGTTTCAACGGCGTCTCTCACGTCCTTGACGCCGCTAGTAACTGCGGAAAGGGAGACGAAGCGGTACTGAGAAGGATCCTTGCAGGAGTTGATGAGAGATTTGGCGATGGAGGTTTTGCCGGTGCCAGGTGGGCCCCAGAAGATGATGGAAGGGAGGCGGTTGGAGTCGACGGCGGAGCGGAGGAGGGAAGAGGGAGAGAGGAGGTGGTCTTGGCCTACCACGTCGTCGAGAGTGCGAGGACGCATACGCTCAGATAGAGGCTGGTGTTGGCGGTGGCGGTGGGTGGAGGGTGGTGGTGAGAGCTTGGGGCGTTTGTTGGAATCGCCGACGGGGGTTAGGGTTTTGGAATTGGGGCGGAGGAAGCGGTCGAGTTTGGGTTGTGACGTGGCGGTGGTGGTTTGGAGGGGAGGGCGGTGGGAGAGGATCCAGTCGGTGGCTTTTTGGATGGAGTCTCCGCCGGTGGCGGTTAAGGCTTCGGCGGCTAAGTCGCTGGAGAAACCCATGCTTACTAGTTGCTCCATCTTCTACACTAGTACAGTGGGAAACAGCAGAGCTTGTGTTGAGCATTAAGTGCTTTTTGTACTTAACTAAACCCTGTTTTGTTCTGCATTAGGtaaaaagataataatttattttaaaatttaacacacttttttataagaaataacTTCAAATACCACTAAAACATGTTTCCGTCCCGAAAATAACTTGTTAAAGAATTCAAACTCTGTTTTGTTTTGCAATTCTGAATAAATctaatctattttaaaatgtaacaCATGAGACATTGTTATGCCAGCCACAACAAGGCTAGCTTTGGACTTTAGCATGTTACCTAGTCGTAAAGCTATAAAATCATgtgaattatttaaattaaagtcTTTGGAAGAGgcttaattattttgtttcagAAACATGCGTGGTAAGATATGAAGCTCAAAGTTACAAAGGTTGGAAATCAAATTCGGTTTCCTAAAATAGAGGGTACTCTTCGGACATGATTAAGAGGATAAGAGCAGACCAGCCGGTGAAGACACGTCCACCTTCTCCAGTTCCTTTTGTTTGGTCGTAGTGTTCCCAGATATATCCAGTCTCATCATAGTTTCTAACCACGTTCCTGCATCAACCACACAATATAGGTAAGGCCACATATATACTCTACTCAGACATCTTCAGCTCCAATTCTACCAAACATGCATACCTTATCAGGTTGCTCCTTAGTTCCTCGTAAATGGTTCTTGCCTTGTCCATGTACGGTCCATCCACTGCAGAAGTATTGATGGGTTATATAGAAGTTTTAcatcttttttgtttgtgtagTGAGGGGATGAGAAATGTACCTATAGAGTAATGGTGCAGGGAAGAAAGAATCATGTAGTTCATGTTCATCCATATTGCACCTCTCCAATATGGAGCTTCATGCTCAGTGTTATACTTCATGTACAAAGAACTGCATGATGACAAATGAGTGAGTGCCCATGGACTCACGGAAGAATAAAATTTCTTAGGTATTTGTTTGTTCTTGAAGGCTCACCTAGTTTTGCCAAGTGAAAGCAATCCATAGTCACTCCATACGATGCTTCTGTTTGAAATGAGATCGAGATGTTTCTCGAGGATTGAAGAAGTCTTTCATCAAGCAACACAACACATGTGAGGGTTTAGTTTTAGCTCTCCACAAAGTATTTAGATACTAATGCTAAATATATTTACTCACAGGTGGGATGATTCTAAACATGAAGGGAAAGAAGCTGACGTAACCAATGTGAGGAACCAATCTTAGCTCTGGCTTCCCAAACGTCTCCCTTACAAGCTCTCGTGATACACGACCATCCTCTCCAGTTACCTCTTTCCAGACTAACCGAACCTGgtgaatcaaataaataaaaagatccAGGAAGTTTTCTATCAAGAAGGTTGATATATATTAAGGCTTATTTGTGAGattaattcattaaaatttCCTTACATCTTCTGTATGATTACCAAAGTCGAGGTAAGCACCAAGATCATGGTCATAGTGCATCTGTAAAATAAAGGAGATCCAACCTTCAATAGTTAATGAAAGTGATAAAGGTGTAGCCTTGTAGGCGCattttataagaatataaaCCTGATTCAGGAGATTGAAATCTGAGAGCAGCTTGACAGTTGAGCTGTAATCCACCTGCATGATTCATTTCCAAAAACATGTGAACAACACATTAGACAGAATGTGTAATTTACTTTCTTGTCATGTTCTTCTAACCGTCACAGGTCTGCCTTTTTCCCCAAGAAACTCTATGATGGAGTTCATGCAATCTGCTGCAAGATACATCCAGCACCTCAGGTCTACATGCCTCTCATCTTCAGTTGGGTGTGAAGCCCGCGGATAATCATCAAAACCCGAGGAAAGAGACTGCAAGAATTTGTGAAAGCTAAAGGTATCTACCAAAGTCTGGTGAGGGCtaagaataatatttaatttggtTTAACATTTCTACTGATAATCAAGAAATTGAACCTGAGGGTTTAGTTCCCGATTTGTTAAACTGTCTCTGCCATGCCAATAGTAACTTCCCATCTCCTTCCCTGGTGTTTAGTCAAGTCATAATTAGTAACACATCATATACCAAATAGTTAAACGTAGGATAAAGTCACACAATAGTACATGTAAGTAGAACGGTACTAGTAAACTCATGTTATTACCTTTCTGGGAGGTATTGAACCATTGAAACCATGCATCTAGCCGTACAAAAGCTAGGTCAAGGAATGACAAGATTTCATCTCTTTCTTCCTTGTTAAATTTCTCTGCCCTTATCCCATTTATCAGGTCTGGAAAAATATAAAGCGCAAAGCAATATCAACATTGTCTTTACTTGATTTTGAAAACCTTGTTCTCATTTCCTCAATCATGACGTTAAGTTTCTTACCGCGTATCACCAAAAGTAGTGTAGGTGGATTGCCATTACTTGGGATCTGGACAACGTACTGCTTTGGAATCTTACTGCAGCAAgcaaaaacattttcttgatacacaacaacaaaaaactaaTGATAAtgattctactgaagttaataGGAGTATGTATATAACAACCTCAGAGCTTCATCTCCCAAGATTTGCTCACGCGGTATCCATCCATCTATGTTCATCAAGTCTAACCAGTTTCCAAGGATCTCCAAGGTTATACGGAAATCCCAGCGCCTGAAACCATATCCCACATAAGAACAATCCTTAAAGGAACATATCAAGTTCAGCCTATTGAATGATCGATACATAAGTAACATAACAACTAACCAGACCAACAGTTGATGGAAACCTTCGTCCCACAAAAATCCTCTAGGAAATACTGGCCGGCTTGGAACTGCTGTGTACAGTTCAGCTGGCCAATATAGCAAGAACTCAACCTCACTTTTAGCCTGCAGCTGAAAAATATTAGACTCTATGAAtctgtttgtttttaataggCATGTGCGTTTGGATATTGGGTTCAGGTTCAGGTCGGTTCTCATTGGGTCCGGGTCCTTTGTGTCTTAGAGATTTGGATCCATCTAGGTACTTGTAAATTTCAGTTTGGTTTTTCATTCGGTAATTTTAAGCGTCAAAAagcaagaaaaatgaaaaatcaccTGAGTAATTTTAGGAGCCTGAATTTTTGATTGACCATAGAAGTAACCAATGCCACCAAGCATGTTCCCAATTGCAGCTTTACCAACCATCAAAGTTTCAGAATCAAGCTGTAAATCAGAGGAAGTGAGATGAAGAATGAATTTCACAAGCAAGACTTAATAGTAAGCTGTCTCCGGTCAAGTATACATCGATCTTAATAAGATCTTAACTATAAAGAGATCATCCATTAAACTAGACCATTTGATGTGCTAAAGATCACCTATTACATTGGTATCTGAAgtttcaaattaataaaaagaataGAGTCACACCTTTTCAGAAAGGTGGAAGCATTCCTTGAACTTTGCATCAAATGCTATATGTTTCTCTTCAAGTAGACCAGAGAGTGGTGAACCTACAAAGGTTGCAAAATGTGAACATAGCTCAAAGTAGACATGATAAACTCGTTACAAGCTAAGTGATAATGCGGAAGTTTTATTGTTCAGCAAATGTAAACTGATCTGCATCCATGCTTGGAAATAACCAGAAGGATTATAAAAACCTGTAAGACTCATTATACGCTGTTCCACGTCAGAACTTTCTCCTCTTATCCCAGAGACAAAGGCAATATCAATAGTAGACTGAGTCGTTGTTGAAATCTGCATGACGAAATCAGATGGTGATTAGAGATGAAGAATAACACTGAAAACATATCATTGAATCAAATATTGATTACCTGAAAAACATAAATGCTGGAAGAATCCTCTGATGTGTCAGAGAGCTGAAGTCTTCCAGATTTGTTTTCCTAAAAATATACAAGCCAGGAGAGCTACATATAAGCACTGTGATcttcataaagaaaaaataaaaaaaaagatacactAACTTGACCCAAAGTTGAGATATATAACCTGTACAGCGAGATTTTTCTGAACAGCATGAGACAGATTGACAATGTCAGGCGTCTTGAAACCGCAATAATGTGTTTCAACATGAGCCTGCAAACGAAAGAGCAGCGGTTATATTGATAGAACAACTGAAAATCCTATGATCTCTAAAAATCACTGCAAATCAAAAAGTTACCTCTGATTTTAAGTGCATCTGCCATTTCCGTACGTCTGCACGTGAACCAGAAGCCAGGAGAGAGCTCTCTTTAAGATCCAATACATTTTTTCCTAAGTTTAGAACATTGCCACCTTCATCAGCTAGATAGAAGAAGAGATGTACGGTTCTCTTTACTTCATCATTCAACCTATGAAGAAAGCAGAGAGACAGTTAACTGAAAATAATAGTACTATTAGTTGCTTATCAGTTAGTTACTTACCCTTTGTTTATAAGATTGATTCGAACAGACCAATCCCCTCCATAACCAAGGCTTCCCTCTTTAGACTTGACAAAACTTGTCTCCAATATCATATCTTGATCAAGAAGCTCTTGCCTCCCAAAGTCTATACCATTGTGTTCTCTCCAGCCAAATGACTTAAGATTTTGAGAGTTTTCACAGAAATGCCTCATCACATGCTTCCCATCATCATCTTTTTCATCACCGAGCCACATCAAGCCAGCAACGAGAGACTGAGGAGTTCTGCATGATTTAATGCCATCTACAAACTTAGAAGCTTGTACAATAAAGGAACACAGTTTCACATGATATGGGGAATGATTAGCTTCCCTTTAGCTTATAGATCGTAAGATTCTAATGTTGTTTTCCTATTCCACATTTTTCACATACAAGATCATCGCGGACTAAGAAGatagacaaaacaaaaagacaacAAGGAAGCTTCTCAAAGTAATTAATTACCTGGCACGAACTCCAAAATAGACCTGTGGGCGATAAGTTCCCCAATACAAGCTTTCTTTATGATCACCTTGAAACTTGGAAACAAGAAGCTCCCAGTTTCAGCTACTAGAAAACAAGAAGAGAAGTATAGTAAAGCAAATAAGGAATGGAGAGTATAATAATACCATAGGTAAGTGGGAGAGTTTAGGAGCAGGAAAAGGAGTGATAACACGAGGAATATGATGAAACTCATCAGGTGCAATCTTATGGCTTGCTCCAGTCATCATCATCTGAGGATCGGAGTATATGAAAGCGATGAACAGTGTGCAGAGTAGTTTTCTGGTTTGTGAATGATCTGAGAAAGAGAAGTCTAGCAGGTGGACTTTTAACACCATGGCTCTGGTCTTTGTTTTTTTCAGTTTGCCATTTTTTTACTAGTTTTTGTTTGGGTTGTCACATACATTTTAGTCATTAGTCTTTTTCTATTacctatttttattttgaaggtACTGTCGTGATGGAATAGTGATGTTGACCAAATAAACAAAGAGACTAGGGTTGTCTATTGCTTTTTTGCTAAGAATGCTAATATCATATTAATGATGTTCAGATTTTACAAAAAGCTAAATCTAGGGGTACTCTAACttggcaaaaaagaagaaaaaacaagataGAGTAAAGAAAAGCACAAGTGCCTACAACTTATATTAACCAACTAGACAGGAGGTTTCGAAAATGTTTCCTATTCCTCCGTGCCATGATTGTAAGCTTCACTTCCCTGTAAATCAACCTCGCAATCACCACTGGTCCAATGATGTTATTGTTGTGATGCACGTTGTTTCTCTGCTTCCATAGGTGATACACAGTTGACTGTACGGTTATCTTCCGGAGAATGGTAGGGCTGTGAGGCAGGGGAGATCTGATCCACGATAGCAGCTCATTCCAGTCACGGAAAGGGAGGGGTGGTGGGTTCAGCCGAATGAGAACCTGCTGCCAAACTTCATGACTAAATGTGCAGTTTAGAAATAAGTGATCCCTAGTTTCAGTGTAGCCTGAACAAAGGCAGCATGTTGTTGGAATTTGAAGTCCCCACGATGAGAGCCTCGCTCTAGTTGGTAACCTGTCAGCATTTGCAGTCCACATATTAAAAGCGTTTCTAGGCACAAACCCTTTGAACCATACACAGTCAACCCATGGTTTCTTCTCAGATTTCGGTCGCAGGCATTCCCATGTAGCTGCAGAGGAGTAAACTGAAACTGTGGTTCCTTCAACCCTCCATTCGTACTCGTCAGGGGCGTCAGAGAGAGGGAGACTGATTGTGGTAAGGTGGATATGAACATCAAGGGCTGCTTGGCTTCGCGGTTGAGCAAGCAGCCACCTGTTTGCGTTGCAGGCTTCCGAGACAGTGGTCGTAAGGGGAATCCGTAGGTCCCTAGGACCAGAAGGTCCGACGTATTGCAGTAGCTGACCCATAGGAGTCCACACATCATACCAGAAGCTCAAGCTACGTCCAGAGTTTAGGATACCTTTGCAAAATTTTAGCGCTTCACTTCTGAGTTTGAGCAGTTGTTTCCAAGTCCATGAATCGTTTGTAGATTCATCTATAGCCCAGAATGATTTCTCTGATAGTTTGTACTGTTGCTGCCAATTTACCCATAGAGAGTTGCTCCCTGAGAACAATAGCCAGATGAAGCGTAGCAACAACACCTTGTTCCAAACAGAAAAGTTTCTCAACCCCAGACCTCCTTCATCATTTGGTAGACAACAAGTTGTCCAAGCTATTTTTGCTGATTTATGTCCTTCGATGCTTCCTGACCAGAGGAACCTGGAGCAGAGCGAGTCAATCTTCCGGATGCACCCTTTTGGCAGCATGAATGTCGAGATCCATAAGCTCACAGTTCCTGTTATTACAGTACGCAAGAGTACCAGTCTACCAACAAAACTTAGAGACTTTACTGCCCAGCTCCGGAACTTGGAGATTAGTTTCTGCATCAGGGGCTCATAGTCTGAGATTCGGAGTTTCCTACTCATAAGCGGAAGGCCAAGGTATCTGATTGGGAGTAAGCCAGTGTGGAAACCATAGCTAGCGATAACACTGGATTCAACCTCGCTCAAACCTGAAGTAAAGATCTCTGTCTTGTTCTTGTTAAGCTTCAGACCCGACCAGCTGCCAAAGTCTTCAAGGCAGTCAGATATTTCATGGAGGGAGTTGGAATTTCCATCGAAAAAAATCATGACGTCGTCTGCGAACATGAGGTGCGTCAGCTTAAGATCTGATGTCATCGGGTGATAACCAATGAGTTCGCTTTCAAACCGATAGAGAAGAAGCCTTGAGAAAGCCTCCATGGCAAGGACAAAGATGTAGGGAGACATTGGATCGCCTTGCCTGATACCGTTTGTGCTCTCGAAGAAGCCACTGCTACTGCTGTTAACTGAGATCGTAAAAGACGCTGTGGAGATGCATTGGTAGACCCAGCCGATGAACTTGTGGGGAATTGAGAGAGCCTTGAGGGTCCCAATGATGAAATCCCATCTGATAGTGTCAAAAGCCTTTCTCAGATCAACTTTTAACATAGCTCGTGGGGATGATATTGATGTGCTGTACCCTTGCACCAGGTCAGTAGCAAGCAGCACGTTTTCTGCTAGAAGTCTGCCTGGCATGAAAGCTGATTGAGACTGAGAAATGATCTGAGGTAGGATAGACTTAAGGCGCGAAGCCAGCAGCTTAGAAATCACTTTATACACCGTGTTCAAACAAGATATAGGCCTGAAGTCCGCTGCAGATGAGGCGTTTGTTATCTTGGGAATCAGCACCATTGTTGTTGCATTCCATTGTTTTAGGAGACTCCCCGAAGAGAAGAATTCCAA belongs to Brassica rapa cultivar Chiifu-401-42 chromosome A07, CAAS_Brap_v3.01, whole genome shotgun sequence and includes:
- the LOC103829081 gene encoding ATPase WRNIP1; the protein is MEQLVSMGFSSDLAAEALTATGGDSIQKATDWILSHRPPLQTTTATSQPKLDRFLRPNSKTLTPVGDSNKRPKLSPPPSTHRHRQHQPLSERMRPRTLDDVVGQDHLLSPSSLLRSAVDSNRLPSIIFWGPPGTGKTSIAKSLINSCKDPSQYRFVSLSAVTSGVKDVRDAVETAKKLNLEGKKRTVLFMDEVHRFNKSQQDSFLPVIEDGSILFVGATTENPSFHLITPLLSRCRVLTLNPLKPNHVETLLKRAVDDDSVRGLSSNVEVDDSVVEFLANNCDGDARVALNALEISATMATARGGDGVGVGVAAVVSLDDAKEALQSKHLAYDKAGEQHYNLISALHKSMRGGDANAAIYWLARMLEGGEEPLYIARRLIRFASEDVGLADPSALTQAVACYQASHFLGMPECNVILAQCAAYLALAPKSIAVYRAIGAARKVVKDSVGQNEGVPVHLRNAPTKLMKELGYGKEYIYPPDDPTSAAAQTYLPSSLLHYKFLDWPEGASGDGQEQEEHRL
- the LOC103829082 gene encoding glucose-6-phosphate 1-dehydrogenase 3, chloroplastic isoform X2 is translated as MSSFSTSLSSSSPFLSNHSSLINSDPSRRSLSFPQGINLDDLCVRSKRKLVQSSVAVGDGAVITKSSSAEVKTEPLSIPSQEADKLVIESNGGEQQSTVSITVVGASGDLAKKKIFPALFALYYEGCLPEHFTIYGYARSKMTDAELRDMVSKTLTCRIDKRENCGEKMEEFLKRCFYHTGQYDSQEHFVTLDKKLKEHEGGRLSNRLFYLSIPPNIFVDAVKCASSSASSVSGWTRVIVEKPFGRDSKTSAALTKSLKQYLEEDQIFRIDHYLGKELVENLSVLRFSNLIFEPLWSRQYIQNVQFIFSEDFGTEGRGGYFDHYGIIRDIMQNHLLQILALFAMETPVSLVAEDIRNEKVKVLRSMRPIQLEDVVIGQYKSTTKGGVTYPGYTDDKTVPKDSLTPTFAAAALFIDNARWDGVPFLMKAGKALHTRSAEIRVQFRHVPGNLYNRNSGGTNLDRTTNELVIRVQPDEGIYLKINNKVPGLGMRLDQSNLNLLYSARYSKEIPDAYERLLLDAIEGERRLFIRSDELDAAWALFTPLLKEIEEKKTIPEFYPYGSRGPVGAHYLAAKHNVQWGDLSLDQ
- the LOC103829082 gene encoding glucose-6-phosphate 1-dehydrogenase 3, chloroplastic isoform X1; amino-acid sequence: MSSFSTSLSSSSPFLSNHSSLINSDPSRRSLSFPQGINLDDLCVRSKRKLVQSSVAVGDGFGFCTILRLFLMRLPLVLGAVITKSSSAEVKTEPLSIPSQEADKLVIESNGGEQQSTVSITVVGASGDLAKKKIFPALFALYYEGCLPEHFTIYGYARSKMTDAELRDMVSKTLTCRIDKRENCGEKMEEFLKRCFYHTGQYDSQEHFVTLDKKLKEHEGGRLSNRLFYLSIPPNIFVDAVKCASSSASSVSGWTRVIVEKPFGRDSKTSAALTKSLKQYLEEDQIFRIDHYLGKELVENLSVLRFSNLIFEPLWSRQYIQNVQFIFSEDFGTEGRGGYFDHYGIIRDIMQNHLLQILALFAMETPVSLVAEDIRNEKVKVLRSMRPIQLEDVVIGQYKSTTKGGVTYPGYTDDKTVPKDSLTPTFAAAALFIDNARWDGVPFLMKAGKALHTRSAEIRVQFRHVPGNLYNRNSGGTNLDRTTNELVIRVQPDEGIYLKINNKVPGLGMRLDQSNLNLLYSARYSKEIPDAYERLLLDAIEGERRLFIRSDELDAAWALFTPLLKEIEEKKTIPEFYPYGSRGPVGAHYLAAKHNVQWGDLSLDQ